A single Cannabis sativa cultivar Pink pepper isolate KNU-18-1 chromosome 7, ASM2916894v1, whole genome shotgun sequence DNA region contains:
- the LOC115697419 gene encoding WD-40 repeat-containing protein MSI1, protein MGKDEEEMRGEIEERLINEEYKIWKKNTPFLYDLVITHALEWPSLTVEWLPDREEPPGKDYSVQKMILGTHTSENEPNYLMLAQVQLPLEDAENDSRHYEDDRTDVGGFGSTNGKVQIIQQINHDGEVNRARYMPQNPFIIATKTVSAEVFVFDYSKHPSKPPLDGACSPDLRLRGHSTEGYGLSWSKFKQGHLLSGSDDAQICLWDINATPKNKTLEAMQIFKVHEGVVEDVSWHLRHEYLFGSVGDDQYLLIWDLRTPSVTKPVQSVVAHQSEVNCLAFNPFNEWVVATGSTDKTVKLFDLRKISTTLHTFDCHKEEVFQVGWNPKNETILASCCLGRRLMVWDLSRIDEEQSIEDQEDGPPELLFIHGGHTSKISDFSWNPCEDWVISSVAEDNILQIWQMAENIYHDEDDLPEEATKSS, encoded by the exons ATGGGGAAAGACGAGGAGGAGATGAGGGGAGAGATTGAGGAGAGGTTGATAAACGAGGAGTACAAGATATGGAAGAAGAACACCCCTTTTTTGTACGATCTGGTCATCACCCATGCCCTAGAATGGCCTTCTCTAACCGTCGAATGGCTTCCCGACCGGGAGGAGCCACCGGGGAAGGATTACTCTGTTCAGAAGATGATTCTTGGTACTCATACTTCTGAGAATGAGCCCAATTATCTTATGCTTGCTCAGGTCCAGCTTCCTTTAGAGGATGCAGAAAATGATTCCCGCCATTACGAGGATGACCGCACCGATGTCGGTGGATTTGGCTCTACCAATGGCAAG GTACAAATAATTCAGCAGATAAATCATGATGGAGAGGTAAATCGAGCCCGGTACATGCCACAAAATCCATTTATCATCGCTACAAAGACAGTTAGTGCCGAAGTTTTCGTCTTTGATTATAGTAAACATCCATCTAAGCCTCCATTAGATGGCGCGTGCAGTCCTGATCTAAGGTTACGGGGGCATAGCACTGAAGGATATGGGTTATCTTGGAGTAAATTTAAACAAGGTCATTTGCTGAGTGGCTCTGATGATGCTCAGATATGTTTGTGGGATATTAATGCTACTCCTAAAAACAAGACCCTTGAGGCTATGCAGATTTTTAAG GTTCATGAAGGTGTTGTGGAAGACGTTTCCTGGCATTTGAGGCATGAGTACTTATTTGGTTCGGTTGGTGATGATCAGTACCTGCTCATATGGGATCTTCGAACTCCATCTGTTACTAAGCCTGTTCAATCTGTAGTTGCTCATCAAAGTGAG GTTAATTGTTTGGCGTTTAATCCCTTTAACGAATGGGTTGTTGCAACTGGATCCACCGACAAAACTGTGAAACTATTTGACCTACGCAAAATCAGTACCACACTCCACACATTTGATTGTCACAA GGAAGAGGTTTTCCAAGTTGGATGGAATCCTAAAAATGAAACTATCCTAGCTTCTTGTTGCCTTGGCCGGAGACTGATGGTGTGGGATCTTAGCAG AATCGATGAGGAGCAGTCAATAGAGGATCAGGAAGATGGTCCACCAGAATTGCTTTTCATTCATGGTGGTCACACAAGTAAAATATCTGATTTTTCGTGGAACCCATGTGAAGATTGGGTTATTTCTAGTGTGGCCGAGGATAATATTCTTCAGATCTGGCAGATGGCAGAGAACATCTACCATGATGAAGATGATTTACCAGAGGAAGCCACCAAGTCATCTTAG